A region from the Arachis ipaensis cultivar K30076 chromosome B01, Araip1.1, whole genome shotgun sequence genome encodes:
- the LOC107605218 gene encoding uncharacterized protein LOC107605218, whose product MPDKYNSLAKSFHCARDRYQQENCTNIKFKLISKRTTDGRTYNLPSASEVAALIVGDGEQLSKDRDIIIESQSRKLQRIDVFHPSYLVLQYPLLFPYGEDGFCLGIVTSDSISAKPTKKNKTITLQQFFAFRLQKRTGESPLILRSKRLFQQFLVDAYTIVESERYAGYPSYFITMTCNPEWDEIKREVTPIGLKAEDRPDILCQVFKIKLDDICTVEFQKRGLPHAHILLFMSNEFNPQTLDHIDKHITAEISNENERPNLHGAVQNYMVHGPCGPYNKNSPCMKNGSCSKFYPKEFRQRTLIDEARFPKYRRTDNGRTVKKRECVLDNKFIVPYNPEFLLKFGCHINVEYTCQTSSVKYRFKYVHKGNDHVTTTLYNAGDPLEATQVVDEIRNYYDCRYIPDEQPVVYGETSNVNDIVEREISHKSMFLGWMEANMSYPYARSLTYAEFPTKFV is encoded by the exons ATGCCAGACAAATATAATAGTTTGGCAAAGAGTTTTCACTGTGCAAGAGATAGGTACCAACAGGAAAATTGCACAAACATAAAGTTTAAGTTGATTagtaaaaggactacagatggcaggacatacaacttgccatctgCATCTGAAGTGGCTGCATTGATTGTTGGCGATGGCGAACAACTTAGTAAAGATAGAGATATTATTATAGAGAGTCAATCTAGAAAGCTCCAACGGATTGATGTTTTTCACCCATCTTATTTAGTCTTGCAATATCCATTGTTGTTTCCATATGGGGAGGATGGATTTTGTTTGGGTATTGTAACATCAGATTCTATCTCCGCTAAGcctacaaagaaaaacaaaacaatcaCTTTGCAACAATTCTTTGCTTTTCGACTACAGAAAAGGACGGGTGAATCTCCGTTAATTCTGAGATCAAAGAGACTATTCCAACAGTTTCTGGTAGATGCCTACACAATAGTGGAATCAGAGAG ATATGCAGGATATCCTAGCTATTTTATCACCATGACCTGTAACCCTGAATGGGATGAGATAAAAAGAGAAGTGACTCCCATTGGATTGAAGGCAGAAGACCGTCCTGATATATTGTGTCAAGTTTTTAAGATCAAGCTTGATG atATTTGCACTGTAGAATTTCAAAAGAGAGGGCTTCCGCATGCACATATCCTTTTATTCATGAGTAATGAGTTCAACCCACAAACACTAGATCACATAGACAAACATATAACAGCTGAGATTTCTAATGAAAATGAAAGGCCAAATCTACATGGAGCTGTTCAAAATTACATGGTACATGGTCCATGTGGTCCGTACAACAAGAATTCACCTTGCATGAAGAATGGATCATGTTCAAAGTTCTATCCTAAAGAGTTTAGACAGCGAACACTCATTGATGAGGCCAGATTTCCCAAATATAGGCGTACTGATAACGGTCGAACAGTGAAGAAAAGGGAATGTGTACTAGACAATAAGTTCATTGTTCCGTATAATCCAGAATTTTTGCTCAAGTTTGGGTGCCACATAAATGTGGAATACACATGCCAAACAAGTTCTGTTAAGTATCGGTTTAAGTATGTACACAAGGGTAATGACCACGTAACAACTACTCTATACAATGCTGGTGATCCGTTAGAAGCCACACAAGTTGTTGACGAAATTAGGAATTACTACGATTGTAGGTACATTCCG gatgagcaacctgtggTTTATGGTGAAACTTCTAATGTGAATGATATCGTCGAAAGAGAAATATCTCATAAGTCCATGTTTTTGGGATGGATGGAGGCGAACATGTCATATCCCTATGCTCGAAGTCTGACTTATGCTGAGTTTCCAACCAAGTTTGTTTGA
- the LOC107628536 gene encoding uncharacterized protein LOC107628536: MASASLSSSCMPNTLPFQGWKTRTPHCLFGWKKKSADDDKPQIKYHDIDLTFPISLVASTFLNGKELKCCYRATIDGFSATNFHECCDFKGPCVIIGYTNKSFKFGGFNPEGYRSTDDYYDTFDPFLFYWADNNNNGPDVEPIILPKIGGSGAALFDYARGGPQFGADGLLIGPPLAPVMGGFAGPDTNSGVGDLRQAKSRLGLSYAKRKDGKDSLFGDESRAIIQEVQVFCNPKIASLY, encoded by the exons ATGGCATCagcatcattatcatcatcttgTATGCCAAACACTCTGCCATTCCAAGGGTGGAAAACAAGAACTCCCCATTGCTTATTCGGTTGGAAGAAGAAGAGCGCTGATGATGACAAACCTCAAATTAAATATCATGATATTGATCTCACTTTTCCAATTTCTTTGGTAGCTAGTACATTCCTCAACG GGAAGGAACTGAAATGCTGCTATAGGGCAACAATTGACGGATTTAGTGCAACAAATTTCCATGAGTGCTGTGATTTCAAGGGACCCTGTGTCATAATTGGCTACACAAACAAGTCCTTCAAGTTTGGTGGATTCAACCCTGAGGGCTATAGAAGCACAGATGACTACTATGACACCTTTGATCCCTTCTTGTTCTATTGGGccgacaacaacaacaatgggcCTGATGTTGAGCCCATTATCTTACCTAAAATTGGTGGAAGTGGTGCAGCCCTATTTGATTACGCTCGTGGAGGGCCGCAATTTGGGGCCGATGGACTCCTAATTGGGCCTCCACTGGCACCAGTTATGGGGGGCTTTGCTGGGCCTGATACCAATTCAGGGGTTGGTGATTTGAGGCAAGCTAAGTCAAGATTGGGATTGTCTTATGCAAAGAGGAAAGATGGGAAGGATTCTCTTTTTGGTGATGAGTCCAGGGCTATCATTCAAGAAGTGCAAGTTTTTTGCAATCCCAAAATTGCAAGCCTATACTAA
- the LOC107605224 gene encoding ATP-dependent DNA helicase PIF1-like → MYSNNFFKARTILAPTLDIVEEVNNHLMAIILEGQKLYLSSDSICMDEGNMKSQLDLYSPELLNSINCFGLPPHKLILKVGVLVMLLRNIDQSSGLCNGTRLQVRKLENHVIECEVLTGNNVGHIALIPRMNIVPTNETIPVRFQRRQFPIIVSFAMTINKFQGQTLSYIGLYLPKPVFTHSQLYVALSRVKSKRGLKVLLINHVGMSANSTINVVYREVFEKK, encoded by the coding sequence atgtactcaaataatttttttaaagcaAGAACTATACTGGCTCCCACGCTAGACATCGTTGAAGAGGTCAACAACCATCTGATGGCTATCATTCTTGAAGGGCAAAAATTATATCTTAGTTCGGATTCTATTTGTATGGATGAAGGAAATATGAAGAGTCAACTAGATCTTTATAGTCCTGAATTACTAAATAGCATAAATTGCTTTGGTTTGCCTCCGCATAAATTAATACTCAAGGTTGGTGTTCTGGTGATGTTACTGAGGAATATTGACCAATCCAGTGGTCTTTGTAATGGTACAAGGCTACAAGTTAGGAAGCTTGAAAATCATGTTATAGAATGTGAAGTCTTAACGGGTAACAATGTTGGTCATATTGCTTTGATTCCAAGAATGAATATAGTACCAACAAATGAAACCATCCCAGTTAGATTCCAACGAAGACAGTTTCCCATAATAGTATCGTTTGCCATGACAATTAATAAGTTTCAGGGACAAACTTTATCTTATATTGGATTGTACTTGCCCAAACCAGTTTTTACACATAGCCAACTATATGTGGCactttcaagagttaagagtaagagaggttTAAAAGTTTTACTTATAAATCACGTAGGAATGTCTGCAAATTCAACCATCAATGTTGTTTATAGAGaagtatttgaaaaaaaatag